A DNA window from Candidatus Sulfidibacterium hydrothermale contains the following coding sequences:
- the hemN gene encoding oxygen-independent coproporphyrinogen III oxidase has product MNLEIFKKYNKPGPRYTSYPPATFFKSGFTPRQYIEQIVQSNNDKPQNLSFYVHIPFCPRLCHFCGCNTGISQKEEVIRRYVDAVITEIENVAKHLDKSRKVSQIHWGGGTPNSINLNYVEEIMAVFQKHFQFIENPEIAMECHPAYLEYKDIDRLQATGFNRLSLGVQDFDEEVLRLVNRAPSKHPVKELVQYLKQKGFRGVNLDLIYGLPGQTKESFARNIEKTIEVSPDRLATFSYAHVPWVKAAQKILEKRGLPTPDQKLEMFETGHRLLTDAGYVAIGMDHYAKADDDLTKALHNKTLHRNFQGYATRETTGQVYGFGSSSITQLYGGYIQNVKTSAQYVKEIEKHGLAPDKAYLMKENDLVVRQVIAEVMCNGLVDFDEIGQQFGKTAEEVKKITEFSPEKLNEFLQDQLISIDGNRIQVHREGFFIVRNIAMAFDPLLKTTEAMYSKTI; this is encoded by the coding sequence ATGAATCTGGAAATTTTTAAAAAATATAACAAGCCCGGCCCCCGATACACCAGTTATCCGCCGGCTACTTTTTTCAAAAGCGGTTTTACTCCCCGGCAATACATTGAACAGATCGTCCAATCGAATAACGACAAGCCGCAAAACCTGTCGTTTTATGTTCACATTCCGTTTTGTCCGCGTCTGTGCCACTTTTGCGGATGCAACACCGGCATATCGCAAAAAGAAGAAGTGATCAGGCGTTATGTAGATGCAGTGATTACCGAAATTGAGAATGTGGCGAAGCACCTGGACAAAAGCAGAAAAGTAAGTCAAATCCACTGGGGTGGCGGAACACCGAATTCCATTAATTTAAATTATGTGGAAGAAATCATGGCTGTTTTTCAGAAACATTTCCAGTTCATTGAAAATCCGGAAATTGCCATGGAATGCCATCCGGCTTATCTCGAATATAAAGATATCGACCGGCTTCAGGCTACCGGTTTCAACCGGCTAAGCCTGGGAGTCCAGGATTTTGATGAAGAAGTACTCCGGCTGGTCAACCGGGCACCATCCAAACATCCGGTGAAAGAACTGGTACAATACCTGAAACAAAAAGGTTTCCGCGGGGTAAATCTGGACCTGATTTACGGATTACCCGGACAAACCAAAGAAAGCTTTGCCCGGAATATTGAAAAAACCATCGAAGTATCACCCGACCGGCTGGCTACTTTCTCTTATGCCCATGTTCCGTGGGTAAAAGCCGCTCAAAAGATTCTGGAAAAGCGGGGACTTCCCACACCAGACCAGAAGCTGGAAATGTTTGAAACCGGTCACCGGCTGTTAACCGATGCCGGTTATGTTGCCATTGGCATGGATCATTATGCCAAAGCCGATGACGATCTGACCAAAGCACTGCATAACAAAACCTTGCACCGCAATTTCCAGGGATATGCCACCCGCGAAACTACCGGACAGGTTTACGGTTTCGGCAGCTCTTCCATCACCCAGCTCTATGGCGGTTATATCCAGAATGTAAAAACATCGGCACAATATGTAAAAGAAATTGAGAAGCACGGACTGGCTCCTGACAAAGCGTATCTGATGAAGGAAAATGATCTTGTGGTACGTCAGGTCATTGCCGAAGTGATGTGTAACGGCCTGGTTGACTTTGACGAAATCGGGCAACAATTCGGGAAAACGGCGGAAGAAGTAAAAAAGATCACCGAATTTTCTCCGGAAAAATTAAATGAATTTTTACAAGACCAATTGATCAGTATTGACGGAAACCGGATACAGGTTCATCGTGAAGGATTTTTCATCGTCCGGAATATTGCCATGGCTTTTGACCCGTTGTTAAAAACCACCGAAGCCATGTATTCAAAAACCATTTAA
- the hemE gene encoding uroporphyrinogen decarboxylase, giving the protein MASIFLDTLQGKPQSRPPVWYMRQAGRVLPSYLKIKEKYTFWQLMKNPELAAEVTLLPVHDLGVDAAILFSDILVIPYALGMGLDFTETGPVFEEPLKHFDHPEKKMHPRPEKLEYIYRVIDQIRKIRPENTPLIGFCGAPLTVISYMLQGLGSRSDFTDAVKWMFSHEDKLPALVDAVTEITLVYIKNQIRHGIDAFQLFETHAGLIPNRMYEKVFLPSVEKIAAAVREEGVPFIFFPKGIGDGLHMITPQHADFISVDWLTPLERARKVLDKAIGLQGNLDPRLLFSDKKTIEKELEKYLVFGREHKNWIFNLGHGFLPGTPFENARFVTDWVKEQKWE; this is encoded by the coding sequence ATGGCATCCATTTTTTTAGATACGCTTCAGGGAAAACCGCAGTCACGGCCACCTGTATGGTACATGAGACAAGCCGGCAGAGTTCTTCCTTCTTACCTAAAAATCAAAGAGAAATACACTTTTTGGCAACTCATGAAGAATCCGGAACTGGCAGCAGAAGTTACTTTGCTGCCGGTACACGACCTCGGCGTGGATGCCGCTATCCTGTTTTCCGATATTTTGGTTATTCCGTATGCGCTTGGCATGGGACTCGATTTTACCGAAACCGGACCGGTTTTTGAAGAGCCGCTGAAGCATTTTGATCATCCGGAAAAGAAAATGCATCCCCGGCCGGAAAAGCTGGAATACATCTATCGCGTAATCGATCAAATCCGTAAAATCCGCCCTGAAAATACACCGCTCATTGGATTCTGTGGCGCCCCGCTGACAGTGATCAGTTACATGCTTCAGGGACTGGGAAGCCGTTCTGATTTTACAGATGCAGTGAAATGGATGTTTTCGCATGAAGATAAACTGCCTGCATTGGTAGATGCCGTCACCGAAATTACATTGGTTTATATCAAAAATCAAATCCGGCACGGCATTGATGCTTTTCAACTTTTCGAAACGCACGCCGGGCTGATTCCTAACCGGATGTACGAGAAAGTTTTTCTCCCTTCGGTGGAAAAGATTGCCGCAGCTGTACGGGAAGAAGGAGTTCCTTTTATCTTTTTCCCCAAAGGCATTGGCGACGGATTACACATGATCACACCACAACACGCTGACTTTATCAGCGTTGACTGGCTTACCCCACTTGAGCGGGCCCGCAAAGTTTTAGACAAAGCAATCGGATTACAAGGGAACCTTGACCCCAGGCTACTGTTTTCTGATAAAAAGACCATCGAAAAAGAATTGGAAAAGTATCTTGTTTTCGGCAGAGAGCATAAAAACTGGATTTTTAATCTCGGTCATGGTTTTTTGCCCGGAACACCTTTTGAAAACGCCCGGTTTGTTACCGACTGGGTAAAAGAACAAAAATGGGAATAA
- the hemL gene encoding glutamate-1-semialdehyde 2,1-aminomutase: MNRQNSIREFERAQKSIPGGVNSPVRAYKSVGMPPVVIDHAKGARIFDIDGNEYIDFVSSWGPLILGHARDEIVEAIKKAAEKGTSFGAPTKIETQMAERIVEMIPSVESVRMVNSGTEATMSALRLARAFTGRDLVLKFEGNYHGHADSFLINAGSGAMTFGVPNSPGVTAATAKNTLVAPYNDLQAVEELFAQTGDQIAAVIVEPVAGNMGLVLPQKGFLEGLRQVTQKYGALLIFDEVITGFRLSAGGAQKLFGITPDLTTLGKIIGGGLPVGAYGGRKDIMEKLAPAGPVYQAGTLSGNPLAMAAGLTALNILNDHPEIYDQLEKKAIRLAEGFRKNITETQTQAVVNQIGSMLTLFFTKEKQVTSFHEAAASDTEKFAAYFRIALESGIYMAPSQFECSFVSDAHTEDDIDQTIRANRAALEKMQSGT; encoded by the coding sequence ATGAATCGTCAAAACAGCATCAGGGAATTTGAAAGAGCCCAAAAAAGTATTCCCGGCGGAGTAAACTCGCCGGTACGCGCCTACAAAAGCGTAGGCATGCCACCGGTCGTTATTGACCATGCCAAAGGCGCCCGCATTTTCGATATTGATGGCAATGAATACATCGACTTTGTCTCGTCATGGGGTCCCCTTATTTTAGGTCATGCCCGCGACGAAATCGTGGAAGCCATCAAAAAAGCAGCGGAAAAAGGCACTTCTTTTGGCGCTCCGACAAAAATCGAAACCCAAATGGCCGAACGTATTGTAGAGATGATTCCTTCCGTGGAAAGTGTACGCATGGTCAATTCGGGCACCGAGGCCACCATGAGTGCGCTGCGGCTGGCAAGAGCCTTCACCGGAAGAGATCTGGTTTTGAAATTTGAAGGAAATTATCACGGCCATGCCGACAGTTTTCTGATCAATGCCGGTTCGGGTGCCATGACTTTTGGAGTACCCAACAGTCCGGGCGTCACAGCAGCTACGGCAAAAAACACCCTGGTGGCTCCCTATAACGATTTGCAGGCAGTGGAAGAATTATTTGCTCAAACCGGAGACCAAATTGCTGCCGTGATCGTAGAACCGGTTGCCGGAAATATGGGATTGGTACTTCCTCAGAAAGGATTTCTTGAAGGATTGCGCCAAGTAACCCAAAAATATGGTGCGCTGTTGATTTTTGATGAAGTCATCACCGGCTTCCGCTTATCTGCCGGCGGAGCCCAAAAACTTTTCGGGATTACACCCGATCTGACAACCTTGGGCAAAATTATCGGCGGCGGACTGCCTGTAGGAGCTTACGGCGGAAGAAAAGACATCATGGAAAAACTGGCTCCTGCCGGTCCGGTTTATCAGGCGGGAACACTTTCAGGAAATCCGTTAGCCATGGCTGCCGGATTAACCGCATTAAACATTCTAAATGATCATCCGGAAATTTATGACCAATTGGAAAAGAAAGCGATCCGTCTGGCCGAAGGTTTCCGGAAAAACATCACCGAAACCCAGACGCAGGCTGTGGTAAACCAAATTGGCTCGATGCTTACTCTGTTCTTCACGAAAGAAAAACAGGTAACATCCTTCCACGAAGCAGCAGCATCGGACACTGAAAAATTCGCAGCATATTTCAGAATAGCTTTAGAAAGCGGAATCTATATGGCTCCATCACAGTTCGAGTGCAGTTTTGTTTCGGATGCACATACGGAGGATGATATTGACCAAACCATCCGGGCTAACCGGGCCGCATTGGAAAAAATGCAATCCGGCACATAA
- the hemB gene encoding porphobilinogen synthase: MSFPLTRLRRLRQNPVLRDMVTETKVTVDDLIMPLFVCPGSKVKNPIPSMPGNYQMSIDVLVEECKSLMDVGIRAIILFGIPEEKDDTGMIAAHDDAIIPRAIDAIKKDVPGMFVIADVCNCEYTTHGHCGVVVNGDVDNDLTFNSLVAQSITFARHGVDMVAPSDMMDGRVLKIRQGLDAEGYYMMPIMAYSAKYASAFYGPFRDAAESAPQFGDRRSYQMNPANSDEAIRELEFDIAEGADIIMVKPALSYLDIIRRAKDRFNMPLAAYNVSGEFAMVKAAAEKGWIDEDRIILEILTSIKRAGTDIILTYHAKHFAEKLQ, encoded by the coding sequence ATGAGTTTTCCACTGACAAGATTAAGAAGACTGCGTCAAAACCCGGTTTTGCGCGATATGGTTACCGAAACCAAAGTTACCGTTGACGATTTGATCATGCCCCTGTTTGTATGCCCGGGAAGCAAAGTAAAAAATCCTATCCCTTCCATGCCCGGAAATTATCAGATGTCTATTGATGTGCTGGTTGAAGAATGTAAATCACTTATGGATGTCGGCATTCGTGCCATCATTTTGTTTGGTATTCCGGAAGAAAAAGATGATACCGGGATGATCGCTGCGCATGACGATGCCATCATCCCCCGTGCCATTGACGCCATAAAAAAAGACGTTCCTGGCATGTTTGTCATTGCCGATGTATGTAACTGTGAATATACTACCCACGGCCATTGCGGCGTAGTAGTGAACGGCGATGTGGACAACGATTTAACTTTCAACTCACTTGTAGCACAATCCATTACATTTGCCCGTCACGGCGTGGACATGGTAGCTCCCAGTGACATGATGGACGGTCGTGTATTAAAAATCCGCCAGGGATTGGATGCCGAAGGATATTACATGATGCCGATTATGGCTTACTCGGCAAAATACGCTTCTGCTTTTTACGGACCTTTCCGTGATGCCGCCGAAAGCGCCCCGCAGTTTGGCGACCGTCGTTCATACCAGATGAATCCGGCCAATTCTGACGAAGCCATCCGCGAATTGGAATTTGATATCGCCGAAGGCGCTGACATCATCATGGTAAAACCCGCTTTGAGCTATCTCGACATCATCCGCAGAGCCAAAGACCGTTTTAACATGCCCCTTGCCGCATATAATGTCAGTGGCGAATTTGCCATGGTAAAAGCAGCGGCTGAAAAAGGATGGATTGACGAAGACCGGATCATTCTGGAGATTCTCACCTCCATCAAACGCGCCGGCACAGATATCATCCTGACTTATCATGCCAAACATTTCGCAGAAAAATTACAGTAA
- a CDS encoding uroporphyrinogen-III synthase, whose amino-acid sequence MLYKSLQPLDENRQHIVSGVRSIISTQPAPRAAELQQALKTSGLSFFHLPMIQIQTVSLTQNIIETFHRLHTFQHLIFTSRNGVDSFFKLWQQTGKTFPDSIKIAVIGKGTAETVVQNAHRVDYIQPGNTSRDFARYLKEEVIQSGEKVLLALGNLAPDFLQDQLSPKAQVERINVYQTLPVKDYDRKTMEKVFQNQYGLLVFSSPSAFYNFYAIYQQEKANAPLRIVSIGEITTNAILNTTKAMVLTAKKPGTAGLAQEIIKYFHLKN is encoded by the coding sequence GTGCTTTACAAATCATTGCAGCCATTGGATGAAAACCGTCAACATATCGTTTCCGGGGTTCGGTCAATCATCAGCACCCAGCCAGCACCAAGGGCAGCCGAACTGCAACAAGCCTTAAAAACAAGCGGTTTGTCATTTTTTCATCTGCCGATGATACAAATCCAAACCGTTTCGCTTACCCAAAACATTATTGAAACCTTTCACAGGCTTCACACTTTTCAACACCTGATCTTCACCAGCAGAAACGGGGTGGATTCTTTTTTTAAACTTTGGCAGCAAACCGGAAAAACTTTTCCTGACAGTATAAAAATTGCCGTTATCGGAAAAGGAACAGCTGAAACAGTTGTCCAAAACGCACACCGGGTCGATTATATACAACCGGGGAATACTTCCCGCGATTTTGCCCGTTATCTGAAAGAAGAAGTGATCCAATCCGGCGAAAAAGTTTTGCTGGCACTGGGTAATTTAGCCCCTGACTTTTTACAAGATCAACTTTCTCCAAAGGCACAGGTAGAGCGAATCAATGTTTATCAAACACTCCCGGTTAAAGATTATGACCGGAAAACGATGGAAAAGGTTTTCCAAAATCAATACGGATTACTGGTATTTAGTAGTCCTTCTGCATTTTACAATTTTTACGCGATTTATCAGCAAGAAAAGGCCAATGCCCCGCTGCGCATTGTCTCCATCGGTGAAATCACCACAAACGCTATTCTGAATACCACCAAGGCCATGGTGCTTACGGCAAAAAAGCCGGGAACAGCAGGCCTTGCACAAGAAATCATAAAATATTTTCACTTAAAAAATTAA
- the hemC gene encoding hydroxymethylbilane synthase codes for MAKTVKIGTRGSKLALYQANRTKTALEHQFPQYTFQLEIIRTKGDKILDKALSKIGDKGLFTKEIEQALLDKTIDLAVHSMKDLPSIFPDGLQLSAVLERGEPRDALVSTGKRTLSELTEKDIIATSSVRRRAQLLKINPRFQIVDIRGNVDTRINKWKSGYCTATIMAAAGLERLGLEENITEKMDPAQFLPAPAQGIIAIESREKDDFINGLLSQINHSESWIRGKAEYTFLETIQGGCQIPIACYSEVNHGQLTIHGMVLSPDGKQSLADQITCRLTENDAVEAARQLAHSFLQRGALQIIAAIG; via the coding sequence ATGGCTAAAACGGTAAAAATAGGAACCCGCGGCAGCAAACTGGCTTTGTATCAGGCTAACCGCACAAAAACCGCATTGGAGCACCAGTTTCCACAATATACTTTCCAATTGGAAATTATCCGGACCAAAGGCGATAAAATTCTGGACAAAGCATTGTCTAAAATTGGGGACAAAGGCCTTTTTACCAAAGAGATTGAACAAGCCCTGCTAGATAAAACAATCGACCTGGCCGTGCACAGCATGAAAGATCTTCCTTCTATTTTTCCGGACGGGCTTCAGTTAAGTGCCGTACTCGAAAGAGGCGAGCCCCGTGATGCACTGGTAAGCACCGGTAAAAGGACACTCAGCGAATTAACGGAAAAAGATATCATCGCCACATCCAGCGTACGCCGCCGGGCACAATTGCTCAAAATCAATCCCCGTTTTCAGATTGTGGACATCCGCGGAAATGTGGATACACGGATTAACAAGTGGAAATCAGGATACTGCACAGCAACAATTATGGCAGCAGCCGGACTGGAACGCCTGGGACTGGAAGAAAATATTACAGAAAAAATGGATCCCGCACAGTTTTTGCCGGCACCGGCACAAGGGATCATCGCCATCGAAAGCAGAGAAAAGGATGATTTCATTAACGGATTATTATCCCAGATCAATCATTCTGAAAGCTGGATAAGAGGCAAAGCCGAATATACTTTTTTGGAAACCATTCAGGGAGGCTGTCAAATTCCGATTGCCTGCTATTCCGAAGTAAACCACGGGCAGCTGACAATTCACGGCATGGTACTTTCTCCTGACGGAAAACAATCGCTGGCCGATCAGATCACTTGCCGGCTTACTGAAAACGACGCGGTGGAAGCCGCCCGGCAGCTGGCCCATTCGTTTTTACAACGCGGTGCTTTACAAATCATTGCAGCCATTGGATGA